From the genome of Spinacia oleracea cultivar Varoflay chromosome 2, BTI_SOV_V1, whole genome shotgun sequence, one region includes:
- the LOC110784998 gene encoding uncharacterized protein isoform X1 — translation MDREFEQQNKGAIRTTILMQNCTFKHQKSNGIVSHSSYCLALILVKELHRLYSIQRRQMNELKQETKQPTADYQNFLENYSPSASKGGSCSTDTAACRSSVANYFNLEKHIRREDNCSSPVGFGKLSINGGDGDGDGDGDGDGDDESSKVVDLTLSIGFGGNSSSKKFSTT, via the exons ATGGATCGAGAATTCGAGCAGCAGAACAAGGGAGCTATCAGGACAACAATATTGATGCAGAATTGTACTTTCAAACATCAG AAAAGTAATGGTATCGTGTCTCATTCCTCATACTGCTTGGCTCTGATTCTG GTGAAGGAGCTACATAGGCTGTATAGTATACAAAGAAGGCAAATGAACGAGCTAAAACAAGAAACCAAACAACCAACCGCAGATTATCAAAATTTCTTAGAAAATTATTCACCTTCTGCAAGCAAAGGTGGGAGTTGCTCAACTGATACTGCTGCTTGCAGATCATCAGTAGCAAACTATTTCAACCTCGAAAAGCATATACGCCGGGAGGACAACTGCTCCAGCCCTGTGGGATTCGGTAAGTTAAGCATCAAcggtggtgatggtgatggtgatggtgatggtgatggtgatggcgATGATGAAAGTAGTAAGGTGGTGGATTTGACATTAAGCATTGGTTTTGGAGGAAATAGCAGTAGCAAAAAGTTTTCTACAACATAA
- the LOC110784998 gene encoding uncharacterized protein isoform X3: MDREFEQQNKGAIRTTILMQNCTFKHQVKELHRLYSIQRRQMNELKQETKQPTADYQNFLENYSPSASKGGSCSTDTAACRSSVANYFNLEKHIRREDNCSSPVGFGKLSINGGDGDGDGDGDGDGDDESSKVVDLTLSIGFGGNSSSKKFSTT; this comes from the exons ATGGATCGAGAATTCGAGCAGCAGAACAAGGGAGCTATCAGGACAACAATATTGATGCAGAATTGTACTTTCAAACATCAG GTGAAGGAGCTACATAGGCTGTATAGTATACAAAGAAGGCAAATGAACGAGCTAAAACAAGAAACCAAACAACCAACCGCAGATTATCAAAATTTCTTAGAAAATTATTCACCTTCTGCAAGCAAAGGTGGGAGTTGCTCAACTGATACTGCTGCTTGCAGATCATCAGTAGCAAACTATTTCAACCTCGAAAAGCATATACGCCGGGAGGACAACTGCTCCAGCCCTGTGGGATTCGGTAAGTTAAGCATCAAcggtggtgatggtgatggtgatggtgatggtgatggtgatggcgATGATGAAAGTAGTAAGGTGGTGGATTTGACATTAAGCATTGGTTTTGGAGGAAATAGCAGTAGCAAAAAGTTTTCTACAACATAA
- the LOC110784998 gene encoding uncharacterized protein isoform X2, whose protein sequence is MDREFEQQNKGAIRTTILMQNCTFKHQKFSFGALDIILLQVKELHRLYSIQRRQMNELKQETKQPTADYQNFLENYSPSASKGGSCSTDTAACRSSVANYFNLEKHIRREDNCSSPVGFGKLSINGGDGDGDGDGDGDGDDESSKVVDLTLSIGFGGNSSSKKFSTT, encoded by the exons ATGGATCGAGAATTCGAGCAGCAGAACAAGGGAGCTATCAGGACAACAATATTGATGCAGAATTGTACTTTCAAACATCAG AAGTTTAGTTTCGGCGCTTTGGATATAATACTCTTGCAGGTGAAGGAGCTACATAGGCTGTATAGTATACAAAGAAGGCAAATGAACGAGCTAAAACAAGAAACCAAACAACCAACCGCAGATTATCAAAATTTCTTAGAAAATTATTCACCTTCTGCAAGCAAAGGTGGGAGTTGCTCAACTGATACTGCTGCTTGCAGATCATCAGTAGCAAACTATTTCAACCTCGAAAAGCATATACGCCGGGAGGACAACTGCTCCAGCCCTGTGGGATTCGGTAAGTTAAGCATCAAcggtggtgatggtgatggtgatggtgatggtgatggtgatggcgATGATGAAAGTAGTAAGGTGGTGGATTTGACATTAAGCATTGGTTTTGGAGGAAATAGCAGTAGCAAAAAGTTTTCTACAACATAA